The following are encoded together in the Proteiniphilum saccharofermentans genome:
- a CDS encoding RagB/SusD family nutrient uptake outer membrane protein: MNKISKYLLAGIVAFGMTACADLDLNPLSEGSSENWYHDETEIEMSLNDLWRPDFFPIDAIFWDDDLLNRNGSNPITLGTVTSQWGDASTRWTSLYKSIARATKVIDALDNGVAAGISESKINQYKGEAYFMIGFAYGELTAYYGDCVLNKGMTLDEAYVATRSPKSEVLAYAYECLDKAAEYLPDSYKVQQRPTKGAALGFKARFALFHEDWQTALDAADKCMQLGVYSLHDNYREMFIANSSPEFMFYFKGDLTLKKGYGFMTNVRDFVIRNVGGHCNQSPSLELLCSYTCTDGLPIDQSPLYNPKDPFANRDPRLAMTIQPFKTKYSSDYAEYEASKKDGTFPEKYPDYITLGYEFNPSPYANKVYEVATGNMVVNTDSKASNQHSAYNGLIIRKFVKDEWKDFNNHGLVADNCYPYLRYAEVLMTYIEAKNELGQCTQEDLDKTINLLRERAYRGTGITYPRVEVASQTALRKIIRMDRRSEFALEGIRYRDLLRWRIAEKSHNKSMYYLSRAWSNSANWNGLTGSESNIELSQDFMTLLKNWDEGNYPIGGVPTIDENGLPDLSPMETAGYITTFYKMSFDAKKNYLWPIPANDILVNSNLTQNDGY, from the coding sequence ATGAATAAAATAAGCAAATATTTACTCGCCGGAATAGTGGCATTTGGCATGACTGCTTGTGCCGACCTTGATCTGAATCCATTATCGGAAGGATCAAGTGAGAATTGGTATCATGATGAAACCGAGATAGAAATGTCTCTCAACGATTTGTGGAGACCGGATTTTTTCCCAATTGATGCAATCTTCTGGGATGACGATTTATTAAACCGCAATGGATCTAACCCAATCACGTTAGGAACGGTAACCTCTCAATGGGGAGATGCTTCAACCCGCTGGACCTCATTATATAAATCCATCGCCCGTGCAACAAAAGTCATCGATGCGTTGGATAATGGGGTAGCAGCAGGAATAAGCGAAAGTAAAATTAATCAATACAAGGGTGAAGCCTATTTTATGATAGGGTTCGCTTATGGCGAATTGACGGCATATTATGGAGATTGTGTATTAAATAAAGGTATGACCTTAGACGAAGCCTATGTGGCAACCCGTTCACCCAAAAGTGAAGTGTTGGCCTATGCCTATGAGTGTTTAGATAAGGCAGCCGAATATTTGCCTGACTCCTACAAAGTCCAACAACGGCCGACCAAAGGGGCTGCCCTTGGCTTTAAAGCCCGTTTCGCACTCTTCCACGAAGATTGGCAAACGGCATTGGATGCCGCGGATAAATGTATGCAGTTGGGTGTTTACTCTTTACACGACAACTATCGCGAAATGTTCATAGCAAACAGTTCTCCCGAATTCATGTTCTATTTCAAAGGTGATTTGACGCTAAAGAAAGGATATGGTTTCATGACGAATGTCCGGGATTTTGTGATTCGTAATGTCGGTGGCCACTGTAACCAAAGTCCGTCGTTGGAGTTGCTTTGCTCTTACACCTGTACGGATGGTTTGCCTATCGATCAATCTCCACTCTACAATCCGAAAGATCCGTTTGCCAACCGTGACCCGCGTTTAGCGATGACAATCCAGCCGTTCAAGACGAAGTACTCTTCTGACTACGCAGAATATGAAGCATCTAAAAAAGATGGTACATTCCCTGAAAAATATCCGGACTACATCACGCTGGGTTATGAATTCAACCCCAGTCCTTATGCCAATAAAGTATATGAAGTGGCTACCGGCAACATGGTGGTTAATACTGATTCAAAAGCTTCGAACCAACACTCGGCATACAACGGACTGATCATTCGTAAATTCGTAAAAGATGAATGGAAAGATTTCAATAATCACGGTTTAGTGGCAGACAACTGTTATCCTTACTTGCGTTATGCCGAAGTCCTGATGACCTATATCGAAGCGAAGAATGAGTTGGGACAATGTACGCAAGAAGATTTGGACAAAACCATCAACCTGTTGCGGGAACGTGCTTACCGGGGTACCGGTATCACTTACCCACGTGTGGAAGTAGCTTCACAGACTGCTTTACGTAAGATCATCCGTATGGACCGTCGTTCGGAATTTGCACTCGAAGGGATACGTTATCGTGACCTGTTGCGTTGGCGTATCGCTGAAAAATCGCATAACAAATCTATGTACTACCTGTCCCGTGCCTGGTCCAATTCCGCCAACTGGAATGGTTTGACCGGCAGTGAATCAAACATTGAGCTGTCTCAGGATTTCATGACTTTACTGAAGAACTGGGACGAAGGTAATTACCCCATCGGTGGCGTACCGACAATCGACGAAAACGGCCTGCCTGACCTTTCACCGATGGAAACAGCGGGATATATCACCACGTTCTATAAAATGTCGTTCGATGCAAAGAAAAACTATCTATGGCCCATCCCAGCCAACGATATTCTGGTCAATAGCAATTTAACGCAGAATGATGGTTATTAA
- a CDS encoding TonB-dependent receptor, protein MNAQIKRIGISCLLLLLLNIGQSMAQISISATNTEINNVLGQIEEKSDYTFFYSDNFLNLNQKVTIHAKDETIENILNRLFRDTNIGYRINNKQIALSEKSAQYPENIAQQQRRIVMGKITDSDGEPIIGANIIEKGTTNGTVTDMDGNFSLRLEENAVLHISYIGYLSQDINTSDNTTFNIVLEEDTRALEELVVIGYGTARKIDLTGSISSLSGDKLQMKSTPQLSSQMQGQMAGVQITRSSGDPSAGATIRVRGVTTMSTNDPLVIVDGIPGTLRDIAPEDVKDIQVLKDAASAAIYGSRAAAGVILVTTKRARNNEFHLSYNGEYGINTPTAKPKFANAVQWMSGLNELAFNDGASSPHSLYSEDLINNYAQLRADDPDRYADTDFMNLGLKSSTNHQRHSLSLSGGTDKLKTNFSFNYYDSEALIDTKTYERFNIRTNNDYTINNWIHANVDLNLLYSNANEPHLSMAELMERAPIYNAYWSDGRFADGKDGDNPIAQRDLSGSHKKQNYRVGGKLQLVLTPIEGLALTAIVAPQYSFYKGKDHRKRYEVYRITGDPIPGVGYSSTSLSEARNDNHSLTKQFYANYNLQLKRHSIGLMAGYEDYSYKWEEQGASRTNYSLVNFPYLDLGPEDYQFNSGKAGHNAYRSFFGRIMYSWADRYLLQANIRSDGSSRFAKGHRWGTFPSVSAGWVISEEPWFNKSVVDFLKLRGSIGQLGNERIGSEFPYQARLSFGTGFIPNASTGVSDIVQTAYQMDYAFKDLTWETTTTYGIGADISLLKNNLRASVDYYYKKTTDMLMEVGFPSYFGYNAPQKNAADMNTTGWDFEISWNDRIRDFHYGVSFNLYDYRSKMGYMADRQRIDDNKITEEGSYYNEWYGYKSMGIILNEKAMLDENGNQIPVLTNNDKAGNIRYQDIDGDGKITASNDRVRLGNSLPELQYGGSLWAEWKGIDFNLSFQGIGHQLSYWSWPGTPFNYQAYASPLNLIESHWSPTATDEENAKAKYPKLTTNSANIYARSDFYLFNGAYMRIKNITLGYTLPSEITKKLSVNKLRVYFSANDLPAFSKYPKGYDPEWGRSGDLLLSSYIFGLNVSF, encoded by the coding sequence ATGAACGCACAAATCAAACGAATTGGCATAAGCTGTTTGCTTTTGCTCCTGTTAAATATTGGGCAAAGCATGGCACAAATAAGTATTTCTGCAACGAATACGGAGATAAATAACGTACTTGGCCAAATTGAGGAAAAAAGTGATTATACCTTTTTCTATAGTGATAACTTCCTCAATTTAAATCAAAAAGTAACGATCCATGCTAAGGACGAAACAATCGAAAACATACTGAACAGGTTGTTCCGTGACACAAACATTGGCTATAGAATTAACAATAAACAAATTGCGCTTTCTGAGAAAAGTGCACAGTATCCTGAAAATATCGCCCAGCAACAGAGACGAATCGTAATGGGAAAAATTACCGATTCTGATGGAGAACCTATTATTGGAGCCAATATTATTGAAAAAGGGACGACAAACGGTACGGTTACGGATATGGACGGAAATTTCTCTTTGAGGTTAGAAGAGAATGCCGTACTTCATATTTCTTACATCGGCTATTTATCACAGGATATTAACACTTCAGACAACACGACTTTTAATATTGTTTTAGAGGAAGACACCAGAGCGTTGGAAGAATTGGTGGTAATCGGCTATGGTACGGCACGCAAGATCGACCTGACAGGTTCAATCTCTTCTTTAAGCGGTGATAAACTGCAAATGAAGAGTACACCGCAGCTCTCCAGCCAAATGCAAGGACAAATGGCTGGCGTACAGATCACACGTTCCAGCGGTGACCCATCAGCCGGAGCGACCATCCGTGTGCGTGGGGTCACGACCATGTCAACCAACGACCCGTTGGTGATTGTGGATGGCATACCAGGTACCCTTAGAGACATTGCCCCTGAAGATGTAAAAGACATCCAGGTATTGAAGGACGCAGCATCTGCCGCCATCTACGGTTCTCGTGCAGCTGCCGGTGTTATCCTGGTCACGACAAAACGTGCCCGGAATAATGAATTCCACCTTTCCTATAATGGGGAATACGGCATTAATACACCAACGGCCAAGCCAAAATTCGCCAATGCAGTACAATGGATGAGTGGCCTTAATGAATTGGCTTTCAACGATGGGGCTTCCTCTCCTCACTCTCTTTACTCGGAAGATTTAATCAATAATTATGCACAATTGCGGGCTGATGATCCTGACCGCTACGCAGACACCGATTTCATGAACCTGGGCCTAAAGAGCAGTACGAATCACCAACGTCATTCACTCTCTCTTAGCGGTGGAACCGATAAACTGAAAACGAACTTCAGTTTTAACTACTATGATTCGGAAGCCCTTATAGATACAAAAACCTATGAGCGTTTTAACATCCGTACCAACAATGACTATACGATCAACAACTGGATCCATGCAAATGTAGACTTGAACCTGCTTTATTCTAACGCGAATGAACCACATCTCTCCATGGCTGAGCTGATGGAACGTGCACCAATCTATAACGCCTATTGGTCTGACGGACGTTTTGCCGATGGCAAAGATGGCGACAACCCCATTGCACAACGTGATCTGAGTGGATCACACAAAAAGCAAAACTATCGGGTTGGTGGAAAACTACAGCTGGTTCTCACTCCTATAGAAGGATTGGCTTTAACAGCCATCGTCGCTCCTCAATACTCCTTCTATAAAGGGAAAGATCATAGAAAAAGATATGAAGTGTACCGAATCACCGGTGATCCTATCCCTGGGGTCGGTTATTCCTCGACCAGCCTCAGTGAAGCGCGCAACGACAACCATAGTTTGACGAAGCAGTTTTATGCAAACTATAACCTGCAACTGAAACGCCACTCTATCGGATTGATGGCCGGTTATGAGGATTATTCTTATAAATGGGAAGAACAGGGGGCTTCACGCACCAATTATAGTTTGGTAAACTTTCCCTACCTGGACTTAGGTCCTGAAGATTATCAGTTCAACAGCGGAAAAGCCGGACATAATGCTTATCGTTCATTCTTTGGCCGTATCATGTATTCCTGGGCAGACCGCTATCTGTTGCAAGCCAATATCCGTTCCGATGGTTCCTCCCGTTTTGCTAAAGGTCATCGTTGGGGCACATTTCCTTCAGTCAGCGCCGGTTGGGTCATCTCTGAAGAACCCTGGTTCAATAAGAGTGTGGTCGACTTTCTGAAGCTACGCGGTTCTATCGGACAGTTGGGTAACGAGCGTATTGGTTCGGAATTCCCATACCAGGCCAGGTTGTCTTTTGGTACAGGTTTTATTCCCAATGCTTCTACCGGGGTTTCTGACATTGTGCAGACGGCTTATCAGATGGACTACGCGTTCAAAGACCTGACATGGGAAACAACGACGACCTATGGTATTGGTGCAGACATCTCCTTGTTAAAAAATAATCTACGCGCTTCGGTAGATTACTATTACAAAAAGACAACGGATATGTTGATGGAGGTAGGGTTTCCCTCCTATTTCGGTTATAACGCACCACAAAAAAATGCTGCCGACATGAACACGACTGGTTGGGATTTCGAAATTTCCTGGAACGACCGGATCAGAGACTTCCACTACGGTGTAAGTTTCAACTTATATGATTATCGTTCAAAAATGGGATATATGGCAGACAGACAAAGAATTGATGACAACAAAATCACCGAAGAGGGTTCTTACTATAACGAATGGTACGGCTACAAAAGTATGGGGATTATCTTAAACGAAAAGGCCATGCTGGACGAAAATGGTAATCAGATTCCCGTTCTGACCAATAATGACAAGGCCGGCAATATCCGCTACCAGGATATTGACGGCGATGGTAAAATCACCGCTTCCAACGATCGTGTACGTTTGGGCAACTCTTTGCCGGAATTGCAATACGGCGGATCTCTTTGGGCTGAATGGAAAGGTATCGATTTCAACTTATCATTCCAGGGTATCGGACACCAACTTTCTTACTGGTCATGGCCGGGCACACCGTTCAATTATCAAGCCTATGCCAGCCCGTTGAATCTGATCGAAAGCCATTGGAGTCCCACGGCTACGGATGAAGAAAATGCCAAAGCTAAATATCCGAAGTTGACAACCAACAGTGCCAATATTTACGCCAGAAGTGACTTCTACCTTTTCAACGGAGCTTATATGCGTATCAAAAATATCACATTGGGCTATACCCTTCCGTCCGAAATCACAAAGAAATTATCTGTCAACAAGTTGAGAGTTTATTTCAGTGCTAACGATCTGCCCGCTTTCTCAAAATATCCCAAAGGATATGATCCGGAATGGGGTCGTAGCGGCGATCTCCTCTTGTCTTCTTATATTTTTGGTCTGAATGTTTCATTTTAA
- a CDS encoding FecR family protein yields the protein MSEEIINLVEKFLSNSISREEMRRLLQAYQQKQISEKQLDDYYAVKWRNAGQYSSLFADESKGRVWKQFQQHMHQRLQKSPKQKSRWILYASVAAVALLFYMLGFAIHLTREGAQQELVVMVENGQKASVQLPDGSHVQLNSASELRYPPDFGKKDRTVKLTGEAYFDIKSNPDNPFIVQTHSGFQAKALGTKFNIKSYPDDKEITGTLIEGCIEVSSPQFSEVLNPNERILFDTKDMTFYKSRMHNANDAIFWMTGQFVFDKETLENIAKILERMYNVTFSFASPDIKEIQYSGKIKNNSMENVLNLITIVSPLQYTITGSHITFSKK from the coding sequence ATGTCAGAAGAAATTATAAATCTGGTTGAAAAATTTCTTTCCAACTCTATATCGAGGGAAGAGATGCGCAGGTTGCTACAAGCTTATCAACAAAAACAAATAAGTGAAAAGCAGCTTGATGATTATTATGCCGTTAAATGGAGAAATGCAGGACAATATTCATCGTTATTTGCTGATGAAAGCAAGGGAAGAGTATGGAAACAGTTTCAGCAGCACATGCACCAAAGGTTACAGAAGTCGCCGAAGCAGAAAAGCAGGTGGATATTATACGCAAGTGTGGCAGCCGTTGCTCTTCTGTTTTATATGCTGGGTTTTGCAATCCATTTGACCCGCGAAGGTGCACAACAAGAGCTTGTGGTCATGGTTGAAAACGGGCAAAAGGCAAGTGTTCAACTCCCCGATGGTTCCCACGTGCAACTCAATTCAGCAAGTGAATTGCGGTATCCCCCAGATTTTGGGAAGAAGGATCGAACAGTAAAGCTGACAGGAGAAGCATACTTTGATATAAAAAGCAATCCGGACAATCCGTTTATCGTACAAACACACTCCGGATTTCAGGCAAAAGCACTTGGAACAAAGTTCAATATCAAATCTTATCCTGATGATAAAGAAATAACCGGAACGCTCATCGAAGGTTGTATTGAAGTAAGCAGCCCGCAGTTTTCAGAGGTATTGAACCCCAATGAGCGTATATTATTTGATACTAAGGATATGACATTCTATAAATCTCGTATGCACAACGCGAATGATGCAATCTTCTGGATGACCGGACAATTTGTATTCGATAAGGAAACATTAGAAAATATTGCCAAAATATTAGAAAGGATGTATAATGTAACCTTTTCTTTTGCATCACCCGACATAAAAGAGATACAATACAGTGGAAAGATAAAGAATAATAGCATGGAGAACGTGTTAAATCTTATCACTATCGTTTCTCCGTTACAGTATACAATAACAGGATCACACATTACATTCAGTAAAAAATAA
- a CDS encoding RNA polymerase sigma-70 factor, which translates to MKSKTIHINSSTLRLLRKGDEKAFEYLFHQYYNQIYTFVLNTLFDKTFAEDITQSVFISLWEKREMINPEASIIPLLYTIARNHVYRQTEQLLLKYKYEQYQQETIQENTDIEEDVNSRFLENILSDFIEKLPSERRKIFLLSRKENLSNKEIASRLDISEKTVETQIRRSLIFLREKMKYYINTILL; encoded by the coding sequence TTGAAAAGCAAAACAATCCATATAAATTCCAGTACCCTTCGTCTTCTGCGCAAAGGAGATGAAAAGGCTTTCGAATACCTGTTTCATCAATATTACAATCAGATCTATACGTTTGTTCTGAATACCCTTTTCGATAAGACATTTGCTGAAGACATTACCCAATCCGTTTTTATCTCTCTCTGGGAAAAAAGAGAAATGATTAATCCCGAAGCCAGTATCATACCTCTTCTTTATACCATCGCCCGGAACCATGTCTACAGACAAACCGAACAACTGTTACTGAAATATAAATATGAACAATACCAACAAGAAACGATACAGGAAAACACTGATATTGAAGAAGATGTGAATAGTCGTTTTTTGGAAAATATCCTTTCAGATTTTATTGAGAAACTACCTTCTGAACGACGCAAGATCTTCCTGTTAAGCCGAAAGGAAAATCTATCAAACAAAGAAATCGCCTCTCGTTTAGACATTTCCGAAAAAACAGTGGAAACACAAATAAGACGCTCTCTTATCTTTTTAAGGGAAAAGATGAAGTACTACATCAACACTATTTTGCTTTAA
- a CDS encoding SGNH/GDSL hydrolase family protein: MLTILPVCVATIAQNKSVITDSEKTLNTQWDGKRAAYLGDSMSDPNTKVTDKWYWQFLKELMNIDYAVYARSGLQWDGMYEKAKELIAEKKDSIDAIFIWAGTNDYNRSTIIGDFFTETIEKVNYNGTDTYRKHRTPIMTDATFCGRINKTLSLLKGEYPDKQIIILTPIHRGDFIGSSTNVQPHENYANGIGLYLEEYVETLKKAGTYWSVPVIDLHALSGIFPVSDAFLPYCTSETDRLHLNARGHYRLAKTIQYQLLALPSDFQ; encoded by the coding sequence ATGTTGACCATACTTCCGGTATGTGTCGCAACAATTGCTCAAAATAAGTCGGTTATTACAGACAGTGAGAAAACATTGAACACCCAATGGGATGGTAAACGCGCAGCTTATCTGGGAGATTCGATGTCGGATCCTAATACTAAAGTGACCGATAAGTGGTATTGGCAGTTCTTGAAAGAACTGATGAACATAGACTACGCGGTATATGCCAGAAGCGGTTTGCAATGGGATGGGATGTATGAAAAAGCGAAAGAACTAATTGCAGAGAAGAAAGACTCCATAGATGCTATTTTTATCTGGGCAGGGACCAACGATTATAATAGAAGTACAATCATAGGAGACTTCTTTACCGAAACTATTGAAAAAGTGAATTACAATGGGACGGATACTTATCGTAAACATCGCACGCCTATTATGACAGATGCAACCTTTTGCGGACGTATTAACAAGACCCTTTCGTTATTGAAGGGAGAATATCCTGACAAACAAATCATCATATTGACACCTATACACCGGGGCGATTTTATCGGGAGTAGTACCAATGTACAACCCCACGAGAATTATGCCAACGGAATTGGCCTATATTTAGAAGAGTATGTCGAGACACTGAAAAAGGCAGGTACCTATTGGTCTGTACCGGTGATAGATCTACATGCATTAAGTGGAATTTTTCCTGTTTCGGATGCTTTTCTTCCCTATTGCACGAGTGAGACCGATCGTTTGCATCTGAACGCGAGAGGACATTACCGATTGGCAAAAACAATACAGTACCAGTTACTGGCATTACCAAGTGATTTTCAATAA
- a CDS encoding alpha-L-rhamnosidase-related protein, with amino-acid sequence MAGKGEWISFDNPQTVPNTWMIFRKDIVLDEVPSQLTANIAVDSKYWLWINDRLVVFEGGLKRGPARNATYYDEVEIAPYLTEGDNTIAVLVWHFGKNSFSHANSGVCGLFFEAISPTVEILSDRTWRGGVYDAYEDTGAPFPNYRLSESNIRFDARKAIKNWNKKIFDGRLSPASLSGSISDTPLGQLVKRPIPLWKDYGLAAYPDVRQSGDTLKCTLPYNCHITPYLKVRASAGQTIHMLTDNYTGGSANNVRAEYITCEGEQEYENLGWMNGHEVWYVVPEGIEVLELKYRETGYDTEFSGRFHCNDEFFNELWKRSARTLYVTMRDTYMDCPDRERAQWWGDVVNELGEAFYSLSPSSHQLALKGIYELMNWQRSDGVIFSPCPAGNRNQELPLQMLASVGWYGFYTQYFYSADSSFVPVVYDRVRRYLHDVWKTDNDGLVIERPGDWNWGDWGKNVDIGVLTNCWYYLALKAEQSFALQMGKTEDARQAAAMMRKIEENFDTRFWTGSAYRSPDYKGETDDRSQAMAIVSGLASKSKYPALLKVLQKEYHASPYMEKYVLEALFVMNEPEFALERMKKRYSSMLKYAQYTTLFEGWGIGAEGFGGGSINHAWSGGPLTLLSQKVCGVEPTSPGFRTFRVAPQMGDLTEAEASFESVNGEIKVSVMRSGKRYTIRLTVPENSSAEVIFPNGKSVNVSAGDHILHSTN; translated from the coding sequence ATAGCCGGAAAAGGAGAGTGGATCAGTTTTGACAATCCGCAGACCGTCCCTAATACCTGGATGATATTCCGCAAAGATATCGTGCTGGATGAAGTCCCCTCACAATTGACCGCCAACATTGCCGTAGACAGCAAATACTGGCTATGGATCAATGACCGGCTGGTGGTTTTCGAAGGGGGACTGAAGCGCGGGCCGGCCCGAAATGCCACTTATTACGATGAGGTGGAGATTGCTCCTTATCTTACTGAGGGAGACAATACGATTGCCGTACTCGTCTGGCATTTCGGCAAGAACAGTTTTAGCCATGCCAACAGCGGCGTATGCGGATTATTTTTTGAAGCCATCTCACCCACGGTGGAAATCCTCTCTGACCGTACATGGCGTGGAGGCGTATATGATGCGTATGAAGATACAGGTGCCCCCTTTCCAAATTATCGCTTATCAGAAAGTAACATCCGGTTCGATGCGCGGAAAGCAATCAAAAACTGGAACAAAAAAATATTCGATGGCCGGTTGTCACCCGCTTCCCTTTCAGGAAGCATATCCGATACCCCGCTGGGGCAACTGGTTAAACGTCCTATCCCCCTGTGGAAAGATTACGGGTTAGCCGCTTACCCCGATGTCCGTCAGTCAGGCGATACGCTCAAGTGCACCCTACCCTATAACTGCCACATTACCCCTTATCTGAAAGTACGGGCCTCCGCCGGACAGACTATTCATATGCTTACTGACAATTACACCGGTGGAAGTGCCAATAATGTACGTGCGGAATATATTACATGCGAAGGGGAACAGGAGTATGAAAACCTTGGCTGGATGAACGGGCATGAAGTCTGGTACGTTGTTCCGGAAGGGATCGAAGTGCTGGAACTGAAATATAGGGAGACAGGATACGATACGGAATTTTCCGGCAGGTTCCATTGTAACGACGAGTTTTTCAATGAATTGTGGAAACGATCGGCCAGAACCTTGTACGTGACCATGCGCGATACCTATATGGACTGTCCCGACCGTGAACGTGCGCAATGGTGGGGTGACGTGGTGAACGAATTGGGAGAGGCCTTTTATTCGCTTTCTCCTTCTTCCCATCAACTGGCACTGAAAGGTATCTACGAATTGATGAACTGGCAACGATCCGATGGCGTCATCTTCTCACCCTGCCCCGCTGGCAACCGTAATCAGGAACTCCCGCTACAGATGTTGGCTTCGGTGGGATGGTACGGCTTTTATACGCAGTATTTCTATAGTGCAGACAGTAGTTTTGTTCCGGTAGTCTATGACCGGGTAAGACGCTACCTCCATGATGTATGGAAGACGGATAACGACGGTTTGGTTATTGAACGTCCCGGTGACTGGAACTGGGGTGATTGGGGTAAGAATGTCGATATCGGCGTATTGACTAACTGTTGGTATTATCTGGCTTTAAAAGCCGAGCAGTCTTTTGCCCTTCAGATGGGAAAAACAGAGGATGCCCGCCAGGCTGCAGCAATGATGAGAAAGATCGAAGAAAATTTTGACACCCGCTTTTGGACCGGATCGGCATACCGTTCACCCGATTATAAAGGGGAGACAGATGACCGTTCACAGGCGATGGCGATTGTGTCAGGATTAGCATCGAAAAGCAAATATCCCGCTTTGCTGAAAGTACTTCAAAAGGAATATCATGCCAGCCCTTATATGGAGAAATACGTATTGGAAGCCCTGTTTGTCATGAACGAACCGGAATTCGCATTGGAACGAATGAAAAAAAGGTATTCCTCCATGTTAAAGTATGCACAATATACCACGCTATTCGAAGGATGGGGTATCGGAGCGGAAGGGTTCGGAGGCGGAAGCATCAATCATGCCTGGAGCGGAGGACCACTCACACTGCTCAGTCAGAAAGTCTGCGGCGTGGAACCCACCTCTCCGGGGTTCAGGACCTTCCGCGTAGCGCCTCAAATGGGCGACCTGACGGAAGCCGAAGCATCGTTCGAATCGGTAAACGGGGAAATAAAAGTTTCCGTAATGCGTTCCGGGAAGAGATATACTATCCGGCTGACCGTGCCGGAAAATAGTTCAGCAGAAGTTATTTTCCCGAATGGAAAATCGGTTAATGTATCGGCTGGAGATCACATATTGCATTCGACAAACTGA